The following is a genomic window from Hydrogenobaculum sp. Y04AAS1.
GCTATTTTGTATTTGTCTTGGAAGCTTTTGATAATATACTCTATCAAGGTGGTTTTTCCGCTGTTGTGATATCCTACAAAAGATAGGACTTTCATAGGGATATTTCAGTGCCTATACCTTCTTTTGTAAATACTTCTATGAGTATGGAGTGTTTTATTTTACCGTTTATTATATGCACTTTTCTAACGCCTCTTAAAATAGCATCTATGGCAGAGTTTATCTTGGGTATCATACCTTTTGTAATAGTACCATCTTCTATAAGCTCTTTGTATTGGTTTTTATGTATAGAAGATATAGTTTTACCGCTTTTATCTAAAATACCATCTGTATCTGTTAAAAATATAAGTTTTTCAGCTCCAAGCTCACAGGCGATTTCTGTAGCTGCCATATCGGCATTTACATTGTACATTTGATTTGATTCTGGGTCTATGCCTATTGGTGCTATAACAGGGGTATAGTCCATCTGTATAAGCTCCCTTATAAGTTTTGTATTTACAGTTTTTACTTTTCCCACATATCCTATATCTTCGCCGTCTTGATAGTATTTTGTACATATCAAAAGATTTGCATCTATACCAGAGAGTCCTATAGCCCCGTGCATGTTTGACATTTCTTTATTTAGCATTGATACTATATCTTTGTTTAGTTTTCCTATGAGTACCATCCTTGCCACGTCAAGAGACTCTTTATCGGTTTTTCTTATGCCGTTTATAAATTCTGTTTGTAT
Proteins encoded in this region:
- the argB gene encoding acetylglutamate kinase — protein: MEQLLEKALILQEALPFIRDFYGKVFVVKYGGAAMEEEELKHSFAKDIALLRYVGIKVVLVHGGGKDITNMLNKLNIQTEFINGIRKTDKESLDVARMVLIGKLNKDIVSMLNKEMSNMHGAIGLSGIDANLLICTKYYQDGEDIGYVGKVKTVNTKLIRELIQMDYTPVIAPIGIDPESNQMYNVNADMAATEIACELGAEKLIFLTDTDGILDKSGKTISSIHKNQYKELIEDGTITKGMIPKINSAIDAILRGVRKVHIINGKIKHSILIEVFTKEGIGTEISL